From Phycisphaerae bacterium, one genomic window encodes:
- a CDS encoding sugar phosphate isomerase/epimerase family protein, translating to MYLTGFADEAAKDIEGQIRATKELGWKYIESRSVNGKNIHDISDEQFDVVCEKLAASGVKINCFGSTIANWGKKITEPFDSSLAEAKRAIPRMQKLGCKLIRIMSFAVLDDRSPDDQMEQERFSRVRELKKMFDDAGLTVVHENCMNYGGMGWTYTLKLIENVPGLKLVFDTGNPVFTDDRTKQKPYPKQSAWEFYTHVKEHIEYVHIKDGIWEPSTGKTKFTFPNEGSGDVKRIVKDLLDSGYDGGISMEPHLAVVFHDKNVQSEESVKYANYVEYGRRFMAMLKELGH from the coding sequence ATGTATTTAACGGGATTTGCGGATGAGGCGGCAAAGGATATCGAAGGCCAAATACGAGCGACGAAAGAACTCGGCTGGAAATATATCGAAAGCAGAAGCGTAAACGGCAAAAACATCCATGACATTTCCGATGAACAGTTCGATGTTGTCTGCGAAAAACTTGCGGCGTCGGGAGTAAAGATAAACTGCTTCGGCTCAACTATCGCCAACTGGGGCAAGAAAATCACAGAACCTTTCGATTCTTCACTTGCCGAGGCTAAAAGGGCGATACCGAGAATGCAGAAACTTGGCTGCAAATTGATTCGCATAATGAGTTTTGCCGTTCTCGATGACCGGAGTCCCGACGACCAGATGGAGCAGGAGAGATTCAGCAGGGTCAGGGAACTTAAAAAGATGTTCGATGACGCGGGGCTGACAGTCGTTCATGAAAACTGTATGAACTACGGCGGGATGGGCTGGACATATACTCTTAAACTTATTGAAAATGTGCCGGGGCTTAAACTCGTATTCGATACCGGCAACCCGGTGTTTACGGACGACCGCACAAAACAAAAACCATATCCGAAACAGTCTGCATGGGAATTCTATACGCACGTCAAAGAGCATATCGAATATGTTCATATCAAGGACGGTATATGGGAACCCTCTACAGGCAAAACTAAATTTACATTTCCAAACGAAGGCAGCGGCGATGTAAAACGAATCGTCAAAGATTTGCTCGATAGCGGCTATGACGGCGGCATATCGATGGAGCCGCACCTCGCAGTTGTGTTTCACGATAAAAACGTGCAGTCTGAAGAATCAGTCAAATACGCCAACTATGTGGAATACGGCAGGCGTTTTATGGCGATGCTGAAAGAATTAGGACATTAA
- a CDS encoding glycoside hydrolase family 43 protein: MKKIHNPILPGFNPDPSILRVGDDYYIATSTFEWFPGVQIHHSKDLVHWQLLTHPLTRVSQLDMIGNMPSCGIWAPCLSYCDGLFYLIYTNTRIYYSNFKDCHNYLVTAKNIMGPWSEPIYLNSSGFDPSLFHDDDGRKWFVNMYWDHRKGHNPFSGIILQEYDLKQKKLIGPIKNIFKGTDLKLTEGPHLYKLNGFYYLLTAEGGTEYEHAVTMARSKKIDGPYEVDPTNPVLTSRYNPELELQRAGHASIVQTQNNQWYMVHLCGRPLMRDTKPKRRCMLGRETAIQKCFWTNDGWLRIEGGNTPKVDVDAPGLPGHKFAPEPVRDDFDSEVLNVNFSTPRLPADESWITLKQRKGFLRLFGRESLGSMHRQSLVVRRIQSFSFQATTCLEFEPKTFQQMAGMVLLYDTQNYFYLRVSLDEKLGRHLGILTCDNNVYDESAKEIPLNQSRCYLRADVDNASLQFSYSLDEKTWNKIGPVFDASRLADEYCQLGRFTGSFLGICCQDISGTKNHADFDYFEYKEL, encoded by the coding sequence ATGAAAAAGATTCACAACCCGATATTGCCGGGGTTTAATCCCGACCCTTCGATATTGCGGGTCGGAGACGATTATTATATCGCCACCAGTACTTTTGAATGGTTTCCCGGCGTACAGATTCATCATTCAAAAGACCTCGTCCACTGGCAACTGCTTACTCATCCTCTGACTCGCGTCAGCCAGCTCGATATGATCGGCAATATGCCTTCCTGCGGTATCTGGGCTCCGTGTCTGAGTTACTGCGACGGCCTCTTTTATCTCATATATACGAATACGCGAATTTATTACAGCAATTTTAAAGACTGCCATAATTATCTCGTTACCGCAAAAAACATAATGGGCCCCTGGTCCGAACCAATATATCTTAATTCTTCCGGCTTTGACCCGTCGCTGTTTCACGATGACGACGGAAGGAAATGGTTTGTAAATATGTATTGGGACCATCGCAAAGGTCATAACCCATTCTCCGGAATTATTCTGCAGGAATACGACCTAAAGCAAAAAAAACTCATCGGCCCGATTAAAAATATTTTCAAAGGCACAGATTTGAAACTCACCGAAGGCCCGCATCTTTATAAACTCAATGGCTTCTATTATCTTTTGACCGCTGAAGGCGGCACGGAATACGAACACGCCGTTACAATGGCAAGGTCGAAAAAAATAGATGGCCCTTACGAAGTTGACCCGACCAATCCCGTGCTTACGAGCAGATACAATCCCGAATTGGAACTGCAAAGAGCCGGCCATGCCTCAATCGTGCAGACTCAAAACAATCAATGGTATATGGTTCATCTTTGCGGCAGGCCTCTAATGCGGGATACAAAACCGAAACGCCGCTGTATGCTCGGCAGAGAAACCGCAATCCAGAAATGTTTTTGGACTAACGACGGCTGGCTGAGAATCGAAGGCGGCAACACTCCGAAAGTTGACGTTGATGCTCCCGGATTACCTGGACATAAATTCGCACCTGAACCTGTTCGTGACGATTTCGATTCCGAAGTATTGAATGTTAATTTCAGCACTCCGCGTCTTCCCGCCGACGAAAGCTGGATAACTCTAAAGCAGCGCAAAGGCTTTTTGCGTTTATTCGGCAGAGAATCACTCGGTTCAATGCACAGGCAGAGCCTCGTTGTTCGCAGAATTCAATCTTTTAGTTTTCAGGCGACAACCTGCCTTGAGTTTGAACCGAAAACATTCCAGCAAATGGCAGGTATGGTGCTTTTATATGATACGCAGAATTATTTTTATCTACGAGTCAGTTTAGATGAAAAGCTCGGCAGACATCTCGGCATTTTGACGTGCGACAATAATGTTTACGATGAGTCTGCAAAAGAAATCCCGCTCAATCAATCCCGTTGCTACTTAAGGGCAGACGTTGACAATGCCTCATTACAGTTTTCGTATAGTTTGGACGAAAAGACATGGAATAAAATCGGTCCCGTTTTCGATGCATCAAGACTTGCCGATGAATATTGCCAATTAGGTCGTTTTACCGGCTCATTCTTGGGAATTTGCTGTCAGGATATTTCAGGAACAAAGAATCACGCCGACTTCGATTACTTCGAATATAAAGAACTGTAA
- a CDS encoding uroporphyrinogen decarboxylase family protein codes for MTMTSKEIVQRTLDFQNPERVARSFPESDFHWVNDDAKTCATDWEKVSPTKWERMDEWGNIWQRIDDTTKGEVVKGALSDASEIENYQLPDFSKFEDFYTVVKARKNNKDKWLIGGMPGFAFNIARKILKIDNYLMALVLEREKIRVLHDRIDVLLEDMIRNHAKAGADCVMYPEDWGTQNQLFISPDLWYEEFFPRFVKLCGIAHQCGIKVFMHSCGRTAAIVPGLIKAGIDVLQFDQPDLHGIDQLAEYQKNSKITFWSPVDIQKTLQSRDEKIIRAKAREMIDKLWKNRGGFIAGYYSDNVAIGLDPKWQEIASEEFIAYGKRK; via the coding sequence ATGACAATGACATCGAAAGAAATCGTTCAAAGAACTTTGGATTTCCAGAACCCCGAGCGAGTCGCACGTTCGTTCCCTGAATCGGATTTTCACTGGGTCAACGACGACGCAAAAACCTGTGCCACCGATTGGGAAAAAGTCAGCCCAACAAAATGGGAAAGAATGGACGAATGGGGCAATATTTGGCAACGAATCGACGACACCACAAAAGGCGAAGTCGTAAAAGGCGCCTTGTCTGATGCCTCTGAAATTGAAAATTACCAATTACCTGACTTTTCAAAATTTGAAGACTTTTATACCGTCGTCAAGGCAAGGAAAAATAATAAAGATAAATGGCTCATCGGCGGAATGCCCGGCTTTGCATTCAATATCGCTCGTAAAATTTTAAAAATCGACAATTACCTGATGGCTCTTGTTCTTGAAAGGGAAAAAATCAGAGTTCTTCACGACCGCATTGATGTTCTTTTGGAGGATATGATTCGCAATCACGCCAAAGCCGGTGCAGACTGCGTAATGTATCCGGAAGACTGGGGTACCCAAAACCAGTTATTCATCAGTCCAGATTTATGGTATGAGGAATTTTTCCCGAGATTTGTGAAACTATGCGGCATTGCTCACCAGTGCGGGATAAAGGTATTTATGCACTCCTGCGGCAGAACCGCCGCCATCGTTCCCGGCCTGATTAAAGCGGGCATCGACGTCCTACAGTTCGACCAGCCCGACCTTCACGGCATCGACCAGCTCGCCGAATATCAGAAAAACAGCAAAATTACGTTCTGGTCTCCTGTGGATATCCAGAAAACGCTTCAGAGTCGCGATGAAAAAATCATCCGTGCCAAGGCAAGGGAAATGATCGATAAACTCTGGAAAAACAGAGGAGGCTTCATCGCCGGATATTATTCAGATAATGTCGCGATTGGGCTCGACCCGAAATGGCAGGAAATCGCTTCCGAGGAATTTATCGCTTATGGCAAACGCAAATAA
- a CDS encoding ABC transporter ATP-binding protein: protein MKNIQQFPGPQNKNTEYMKHFWLFLKPYKKPLSTVYFLFFLNSALNLLPALSIKYYIDHVLITNDANIFWLKAGSTAFEKTIFSIAFIALMGVVILIANSVGVAMHRLATRSVELVIYSIKLKLQDHINKLSLSYFNSARVGDVLTKTVSDINNFSLMLRNSFHLVYVTIHLVLVPVIMVILSPVLFVVAMLPMPVLFYAFYTIRTKLKPLYRKQRTHQSQITSQLQETISGIKEIKAFSLEDHSSEVYRNVNRQFYDVQNQIMRVFSFNHQLSYGSMDWGRMQIAVIGGILMFYKFGSVTIGTITLFLMLSNYLYGSIGAILNVMNLFQDGMVGLERIVDFLKIVPDINDKAGAAKLETASVKGNVSFKNVKFSYGREQVLDGINLEVNSGEKIAVVGPTGSGKTTLISLLPRFYDPQEGSIQIDGQDIRDFTQTSLRQNIGIVFQETFLFYGNIRDNLLFANPGKTEDEMKTACVMANIYDTIIELPDKFDTIVGERGVKLSGGQKQRLAIARVFLKNPAIVILDEATSSVDSVTEKLIQQSIDNMLENRTAFIIAHRLSTIQKCDKIIVLENKKIAEIGTHRQLLDKKGVYYDMHSVYAL from the coding sequence ATGAAAAATATACAACAGTTTCCCGGGCCTCAAAACAAAAATACGGAATATATGAAGCATTTCTGGCTTTTTCTCAAGCCGTACAAAAAGCCTCTAAGCACAGTTTATTTCCTGTTCTTTCTGAACTCCGCTCTCAATCTTTTGCCGGCGTTAAGCATAAAATATTATATCGACCACGTTTTGATTACCAATGACGCTAATATTTTCTGGCTGAAGGCCGGCTCGACCGCTTTTGAAAAAACAATCTTTTCTATCGCGTTCATCGCATTGATGGGCGTGGTCATATTAATAGCCAACAGCGTCGGCGTCGCGATGCATCGCCTCGCAACCAGAAGCGTGGAATTAGTCATATATTCAATTAAGCTGAAACTGCAGGACCATATCAATAAATTATCCCTGTCGTATTTTAACTCGGCGCGTGTCGGCGACGTGCTGACAAAAACCGTAAGCGATATAAACAATTTCAGCCTGATGCTGAGAAACAGTTTTCACCTCGTTTACGTTACCATTCATCTTGTATTGGTGCCGGTAATAATGGTAATACTTTCGCCGGTGCTTTTTGTCGTCGCCATGCTGCCTATGCCTGTGCTTTTTTACGCTTTTTACACAATCAGGACAAAACTGAAACCGTTATATCGAAAACAGCGCACCCATCAGTCGCAGATAACTTCTCAATTGCAGGAGACCATCAGCGGCATAAAGGAAATCAAAGCATTCAGCCTTGAGGACCATTCGAGCGAAGTTTACCGCAATGTAAATCGCCAGTTCTACGATGTCCAGAACCAGATTATGCGGGTATTCAGTTTTAATCATCAGCTCAGCTACGGCTCTATGGACTGGGGCAGGATGCAGATTGCCGTAATCGGCGGAATCCTGATGTTTTACAAATTCGGCTCGGTAACCATCGGAACGATAACGCTTTTCCTGATGCTGTCGAATTATTTATACGGCTCAATCGGCGCCATATTGAATGTAATGAATCTCTTTCAGGACGGAATGGTCGGCCTGGAAAGAATTGTTGATTTCCTGAAAATAGTGCCGGACATCAATGATAAAGCCGGCGCCGCCAAACTTGAAACAGCTTCCGTCAAAGGCAATGTAAGTTTCAAAAACGTAAAATTCTCCTACGGCAGAGAACAGGTGCTCGACGGAATAAATCTGGAAGTAAACTCCGGCGAAAAAATCGCCGTCGTCGGCCCTACCGGCAGCGGTAAAACTACCCTGATTTCGCTTCTGCCCCGCTTCTACGACCCGCAGGAAGGCTCAATACAAATCGACGGACAGGATATAAGAGATTTCACGCAGACTTCGCTTCGTCAGAACATCGGCATTGTCTTCCAGGAAACATTTTTATTTTATGGAAACATCAGGGACAATCTCTTGTTTGCAAATCCCGGCAAAACCGAAGATGAAATGAAAACAGCCTGTGTAATGGCAAATATTTACGATACGATTATTGAATTGCCGGACAAATTTGATACTATTGTCGGCGAAAGAGGTGTCAAGCTCAGTGGCGGCCAGAAACAGAGACTTGCTATCGCCCGCGTGTTCCTGAAAAACCCTGCCATAGTAATATTGGATGAGGCTACAAGTTCTGTCGATTCAGTCACGGAAAAACTTATTCAGCAGAGCATCGACAATATGCTTGAAAACAGAACGGCTTTTATTATCGCTCACCGGCTCAGCACCATTCAGAAGTGCGACAAAATAATAGTTCTCGAAAATAAAAAAATAGCCGAAATCGGTACACATCGGCAGTTGCTCGACAAAAAAGGTGTTTATTATGATATGCACAGTGTTTACGCGTTATAA
- a CDS encoding alpha/beta fold hydrolase: MSTKLFFSIVIFTAFSSCFADTNVLTNPSLEDTRGWASRGGVFTQSTVEKHSGSACGKSSDRTANWQGIKQSLMGKVKNESTYQVSGWIKLENAASANVAISLEQHDANGTVYTNIATGTANNSGWVELKGTFTLKVNGALTYLDIYFEGPPSGTNFFVDDVNVFGPAPEALDNASIKPNAYGTIDANIRYQKLEGFGASAAWYDRTLAGFSVLPNFYNIAFKELGLDILRIRNTYLYDGHDSNYTDRAVKIIDNANKVLPRPLKIMIASWSPPSSLKSNNNTKGGTLAKDANGNYKYEALAQWWYDSLVDLNSRGVYPYYLTFQNEPDYLTEWDTCRFDPCQTESSAGYNLAFRAVYNKLGKLANPPRFLGPECKNTASARMFINNFTAEDKSKIFGYSHHIYNDGSDDAPDSFLPAMSRFAADFNDKPLMQNEFARESGGGDVTSFADAMNLALIIHNALTAENVSAFLYWQLIWEKPLGLISTHRETYSVNPVYYAFKHYSAFTDPNWQRIDAKSNSNALRISAFLNPASDKISAIIINPSQIDITLELAFDNFDVKDSNIYRTTEKENCAAAGKLSKLNDFVSPKNSITTVVLSGQKKMTKSAKARLNEMRTMLPVSQTWDQWLDESGVTPPDFDNMPSQPDLPQIPKIKNAADWQNMRKDYLALYHKYVFGSMPAAPTNLKAEILNTREANDLTIENVLISFGTENKAKLNVEIIRPAGKGPFPVLLTQPFHKRWAMAAVARGYVACIYNGDDFKDDTKSYPAIWPDCDWSALTRRALAAARSVDYLYTLDFIDKNKIAIIGHSRNGKQTFIAGAIDERITAIIPVSSGQGGACPSRYYNESYFGESIEMITRSFPDWFCNNFRFFSGRENKLPVESNILMALMAPRPMLICEAANDGCSSIWGVYQSYFSAKEVYKTLGRPDKIAIALRQGGHGVGPEFIGQTLDWLDWQFDRLPADKIEQVSRIYDTKPPYPQIINNKIIDITAFPKAVDKLTTDSNQWRQQKAEIIEQINLMLGTASNTTVDESMRARINQTWKFTSDFVGRDRFAKDQNYAGIEKIDFLIEGYIPAHIYKPLGRGKFPACVWLSPACVPFGYSSNYSYGVPVHLKLAKKGFAVLAFDPIGFGSRQIEAVDFYDRNKDFSLLGKMVFDVQRAIDSLSDVNYIDSKKIYLLGYALGSQVALYTAALDERAAGVVCVAGLSPMRLESPDTGGIQKYCTRYPYIPKLESFIRNEARVPYDIDQLIASVAPRKALIVACTNDYETNISGLKNCIENAAQVYNLYDSRDKLQFDIINEYNYFSIQIQNLVYGWLENNVK, encoded by the coding sequence ATGTCTACAAAATTATTTTTTTCAATCGTAATTTTTACAGCTTTTTCTTCCTGCTTTGCTGACACGAATGTTTTAACAAATCCCAGCCTTGAAGACACCCGGGGCTGGGCCTCACGAGGAGGCGTATTTACGCAGTCAACCGTCGAAAAGCACTCCGGCTCCGCCTGCGGAAAATCGAGCGACAGAACCGCTAACTGGCAGGGAATAAAACAGTCTCTTATGGGCAAGGTAAAAAATGAAAGCACATACCAGGTTTCCGGCTGGATAAAATTAGAGAATGCCGCCTCTGCCAATGTTGCAATTTCCCTTGAGCAGCACGATGCTAACGGAACTGTATATACCAACATCGCCACCGGAACCGCGAACAACTCCGGATGGGTTGAATTAAAAGGCACTTTTACATTAAAAGTAAACGGCGCCCTTACATATTTAGATATTTATTTTGAAGGTCCGCCATCCGGCACAAACTTCTTCGTCGATGATGTGAATGTTTTTGGTCCTGCACCGGAAGCTCTCGATAACGCTTCGATTAAGCCAAACGCCTACGGCACAATTGATGCGAATATACGCTATCAAAAATTAGAAGGTTTTGGTGCTTCCGCAGCATGGTACGACCGAACACTTGCGGGATTTTCTGTTCTGCCCAATTTCTATAATATCGCCTTTAAGGAACTTGGGCTGGATATTTTAAGAATTCGAAATACTTATCTTTATGATGGACATGACAGCAACTACACAGACAGAGCCGTAAAAATTATTGATAATGCCAATAAAGTCCTGCCTCGCCCCCTGAAGATTATGATTGCATCATGGTCGCCTCCGTCTTCATTAAAAAGCAATAACAACACCAAAGGCGGCACCCTCGCCAAAGACGCAAACGGCAATTATAAATATGAAGCGCTTGCGCAATGGTGGTACGACAGCCTTGTCGATTTAAACAGCCGCGGCGTATATCCTTATTATTTAACATTTCAAAATGAACCGGATTATCTAACCGAATGGGATACCTGCAGATTCGACCCCTGCCAGACCGAATCTTCTGCGGGCTACAACCTCGCATTTCGCGCAGTGTACAATAAGCTCGGCAAACTGGCGAATCCTCCACGGTTTCTCGGCCCTGAATGCAAAAACACAGCTTCTGCAAGAATGTTTATTAACAATTTCACTGCCGAGGACAAATCAAAAATTTTCGGCTATAGTCATCATATTTATAATGATGGCAGTGATGATGCGCCCGACAGTTTCCTTCCTGCAATGAGTCGTTTTGCCGCGGATTTTAACGATAAGCCTTTGATGCAAAATGAATTTGCCCGGGAAAGCGGCGGCGGAGATGTCACCTCTTTTGCCGATGCGATGAATCTCGCTCTTATCATTCACAATGCCCTTACAGCCGAAAATGTTTCTGCTTTTCTTTATTGGCAATTAATCTGGGAAAAACCTCTGGGCCTTATCAGTACACACCGGGAGACTTATTCCGTCAATCCGGTCTACTACGCGTTTAAACATTATTCCGCTTTTACTGACCCGAATTGGCAGCGTATCGATGCAAAATCAAATTCAAATGCGCTGCGTATTTCAGCTTTTCTTAATCCTGCCAGCGATAAAATCTCTGCAATAATAATCAATCCTTCGCAAATAGATATTACTCTCGAACTCGCTTTCGACAATTTTGACGTTAAAGACAGCAATATTTATCGAACTACTGAAAAGGAAAATTGTGCCGCCGCCGGTAAGCTTTCAAAATTGAATGATTTTGTTTCACCAAAGAATTCCATTACAACCGTTGTTTTATCCGGTCAAAAAAAAATGACAAAAAGCGCTAAAGCCCGTCTTAATGAAATGCGGACCATGCTGCCTGTCAGTCAAACCTGGGACCAGTGGCTCGACGAAAGCGGCGTAACTCCGCCGGATTTTGATAATATGCCTTCACAGCCGGATTTGCCGCAGATTCCGAAAATAAAAAATGCTGCCGATTGGCAAAATATGCGTAAAGATTATTTGGCCCTGTATCATAAATATGTCTTCGGCTCAATGCCCGCCGCGCCGACAAATCTCAAAGCCGAAATTTTGAATACCAGGGAAGCAAATGACCTCACAATTGAAAATGTTCTGATAAGTTTCGGTACTGAAAACAAGGCGAAATTAAATGTTGAAATTATCAGGCCCGCAGGCAAAGGCCCGTTTCCTGTGCTTTTAACCCAGCCATTCCACAAACGCTGGGCGATGGCCGCAGTCGCCAGAGGTTATGTCGCATGCATTTACAATGGCGACGATTTCAAAGATGATACAAAATCGTATCCCGCCATTTGGCCCGATTGCGACTGGAGCGCGCTTACCCGCAGGGCCTTAGCCGCGGCAAGAAGCGTCGATTATCTTTACACGCTCGACTTCATAGACAAGAACAAAATCGCAATCATCGGCCATTCACGCAACGGCAAACAAACCTTTATCGCCGGTGCGATTGATGAAAGAATCACTGCTATTATCCCCGTAAGTTCCGGTCAGGGCGGAGCCTGCCCATCGAGGTATTATAACGAATCGTATTTCGGCGAAAGCATCGAGATGATTACTCGCTCGTTTCCCGACTGGTTCTGCAATAATTTCCGTTTCTTCTCCGGCCGTGAAAATAAACTGCCCGTCGAAAGTAATATCCTTATGGCCCTGATGGCTCCTCGCCCGATGCTTATCTGCGAAGCGGCAAACGACGGCTGCAGTTCCATCTGGGGCGTATATCAGTCGTATTTTTCTGCAAAAGAAGTGTATAAAACGCTAGGCCGTCCTGATAAAATCGCAATTGCTCTCCGTCAGGGCGGCCACGGCGTCGGCCCCGAATTCATCGGCCAAACCCTCGATTGGCTCGATTGGCAGTTTGACAGACTTCCCGCGGATAAAATCGAGCAGGTCAGCAGGATATATGACACAAAGCCTCCATATCCGCAGATTATAAATAATAAAATTATCGACATAACTGCTTTTCCTAAAGCTGTTGATAAACTCACGACCGATTCGAATCAATGGCGGCAGCAGAAAGCAGAAATCATCGAACAGATAAATTTAATGCTCGGAACCGCTTCGAATACAACCGTTGATGAATCTATGAGAGCTCGGATAAATCAAACCTGGAAATTTACGAGTGATTTTGTCGGCCGTGACAGGTTCGCAAAAGACCAGAATTATGCCGGCATTGAAAAAATCGATTTTTTAATCGAAGGTTACATCCCCGCTCACATTTACAAACCGCTCGGCCGCGGCAAATTCCCTGCTTGTGTTTGGCTTTCTCCAGCCTGCGTTCCTTTCGGCTATAGTTCAAACTATTCTTATGGCGTACCTGTCCATCTTAAATTAGCCAAAAAAGGTTTCGCTGTTCTCGCGTTTGACCCGATTGGTTTCGGCAGCAGGCAGATTGAGGCCGTTGATTTTTACGATAGAAATAAAGACTTCTCTCTTCTCGGCAAAATGGTTTTTGACGTGCAACGGGCAATCGACAGTCTTTCCGATGTCAACTACATCGATTCGAAAAAGATTTACCTTCTGGGTTACGCTTTGGGCAGTCAGGTCGCTCTTTACACAGCGGCTCTTGACGAGCGTGCAGCAGGCGTGGTTTGTGTTGCGGGACTTTCGCCGATGCGATTGGAATCGCCCGACACTGGTGGAATACAAAAATACTGCACCCGGTATCCTTATATTCCGAAACTTGAGTCTTTCATCAGAAATGAAGCCCGCGTTCCATACGACATAGACCAGCTTATTGCTTCGGTCGCCCCTCGAAAAGCTCTTATCGTCGCCTGCACGAATGATTACGAGACAAATATTTCAGGCCTGAAAAATTGTATTGAAAATGCCGCACAAGTATATAACTTATATGACTCACGGGATAAGCTCCAGTTTGATATAATAAATGAATATAATTATTTTTCAATTCAGATACAAAATCTTGTATATGGCTGGCTTGAAAATAATGTTAAATAA